The Altererythrobacter sp. ZODW24 genome window below encodes:
- a CDS encoding DOMON-like domain-containing protein gives MEKHELVPHPQAASSSVKSVTATLDWSGPDWLKAIWRIDGAGQIKLGPEAGPDRADDLWQTTCFELFIQPADDDRYIELNLSPSGQWNAYLFMDHREPAGELPADMAPACTAYRSNEDMIVTASIPASILFGDGWNVGISAVIEDKAGEKSYWALHHADEKPDFHNRACFTAKLEPPEAA, from the coding sequence ATGGAAAAGCACGAACTTGTCCCGCATCCGCAGGCAGCCTCCAGTAGCGTCAAAAGTGTGACAGCCACGCTCGATTGGTCAGGGCCTGATTGGCTGAAAGCAATCTGGCGTATCGACGGGGCAGGGCAGATCAAACTCGGACCAGAGGCAGGACCAGATCGCGCAGATGATCTCTGGCAAACGACCTGCTTCGAATTGTTTATCCAGCCTGCGGATGATGACCGATATATCGAACTGAACCTATCGCCATCGGGCCAGTGGAATGCTTACCTGTTCATGGATCATCGTGAGCCAGCCGGGGAACTACCCGCCGATATGGCCCCGGCTTGCACGGCATACCGCTCGAACGAGGATATGATCGTCACCGCGTCCATCCCCGCCAGCATACTGTTCGGCGATGGATGGAATGTCGGCATCAGCGCCGTGATCGAGGATAAGGCGGGCGAAAAATCCTATTGGGCGTTGCATCATGCGGATGAAAAGCCCGATTTCCATAACCGCGCTTGCTTCACAGCAAAGCTTGAGCCACCAGAAGCGGCATGA